One segment of Thioalbus denitrificans DNA contains the following:
- a CDS encoding Alvin_2107 family globule sulfur oxidation protein codes for MSNTYYEAVDQLEKAKVDPEYIAGWSSGFLHNPGREEQTDTDAYQAGYADGRENNLDNFKNWIKG; via the coding sequence ATGAGCAACACCTATTACGAAGCGGTCGATCAGCTCGAGAAGGCGAAAGTCGACCCGGAATACATCGCCGGCTGGTCCAGCGGGTTCCTGCACAACCCCGGGCGCGAGGAGCAGACCGACACCGACGCCTACCAGGCGGGCTACGCCGACGGTCGCGAGAACAACCTCGACAACTTCAAGAACTGGATCAAGGGCTGA
- the dapD gene encoding 2,3,4,5-tetrahydropyridine-2,6-dicarboxylate N-succinyltransferase yields MSNIQDIIEQAFEDRASFTPANAPADVRDAVQEALAQLDRGALRVAEKRDGDWQVNQWLKKAVLLSFRLEDNQTIEAGYTRFHDKVPSKYAAYSDEMFRRDGVRVVPDATVRRGAYIAPSVVLMPSFVNIGAYVDSGTMVDTWSTVGSCAQIGKNVHLSGGVGIGGVLEPLQAAPTIIEDNCFIGARSEVVEGVIVGEGSVISMGVYIGQSTRIYNRETGEITYGRIPPGSVVVSGNLPSKDGKYSLYCAVIVKQVDERTRSKVGINELLRDI; encoded by the coding sequence ATGAGCAACATTCAGGACATCATCGAGCAGGCCTTTGAGGACCGGGCCAGCTTCACCCCGGCAAACGCCCCGGCGGACGTGCGCGATGCCGTCCAGGAAGCGCTGGCGCAGCTCGACCGCGGCGCGCTGCGGGTGGCGGAGAAGCGCGACGGCGACTGGCAGGTGAACCAGTGGCTGAAGAAGGCCGTACTGCTCTCCTTCCGGCTCGAGGACAACCAGACCATCGAGGCCGGCTATACCCGCTTCCACGACAAGGTGCCGTCCAAGTACGCCGCCTACAGCGACGAGATGTTCCGCCGCGACGGCGTGCGCGTGGTGCCCGACGCAACCGTGCGCCGGGGCGCCTACATCGCCCCCAGCGTGGTGCTGATGCCCTCCTTCGTGAACATCGGCGCCTATGTCGACTCCGGCACCATGGTGGACACCTGGTCCACTGTCGGTTCCTGCGCCCAGATCGGCAAGAACGTCCATCTCTCCGGCGGCGTCGGCATCGGCGGCGTGCTCGAGCCGCTGCAGGCGGCCCCCACCATCATCGAGGACAACTGCTTCATCGGCGCCCGATCCGAGGTGGTGGAAGGGGTCATCGTGGGCGAGGGCTCGGTCATCTCCATGGGCGTCTACATCGGCCAGAGCACCCGCATCTACAACCGCGAGACCGGCGAGATCACCTACGGCCGCATTCCCCCGGGCTCGGTGGTGGTCTCCGGCAACCTGCCCTCCAAGGACGGCAAGTACAGCCTCTACTGCGCGGTAATCGTCAAGCAGGTGGACGAGAGGACCCGCAGCAAGGTGGGCATCAACGAACTGCTCCGGGATATCTGA
- the dapC gene encoding succinyldiaminopimelate transaminase yields MNPDLDRLHPYPFEKLTRLKAGVTPPAGLGPIPLSIGEPKHAAPGFVLEELITHLHGVSAYPATRGTPALRGAVAEWLTRRYGLAPGRVDPERHILPVNGTREALFAVAQALVDRSRQPLVAMPNPFYQIYEGAALLAGAEPCYLATPPETGFLPDLDSIPESTWSRCQLLYLCNPGNPTGAVLPESFLTRVLELADRHDFVVAADECYSEIYLDEERPPPGLLEVAERLGRPGFERCLVFNSLSKRSSLPGLRSGFVAGDQRLIERFLLYRTYHGSAMPLHVQAASTKAWGDEAHVRANRQLYRQKFDAVLEILADALPLDRPEGGFFLWPETPVSDTEFTRELFARTNVTVLPGSYLSRPVAGRDPGERRVRIALVAPLEDCVEAAQRIRDFLG; encoded by the coding sequence ATGAATCCCGACCTCGACCGACTCCATCCCTACCCCTTCGAGAAGCTGACCCGGTTGAAGGCCGGCGTGACGCCGCCTGCGGGACTGGGCCCCATTCCGCTGTCCATCGGCGAACCGAAACATGCCGCGCCGGGCTTCGTCCTCGAGGAGCTGATCACCCACCTGCACGGGGTATCCGCCTATCCCGCCACCCGGGGAACGCCCGCGTTGCGCGGTGCCGTGGCCGAGTGGCTCACCCGGCGCTACGGGCTGGCGCCGGGACGGGTGGATCCCGAACGCCACATCCTGCCGGTGAACGGCACCCGCGAGGCCCTGTTCGCCGTCGCCCAGGCGCTGGTGGATCGCTCCCGCCAGCCGCTGGTGGCCATGCCCAACCCCTTCTACCAGATATACGAAGGTGCGGCCCTGCTCGCCGGCGCGGAGCCCTGCTACCTGGCCACGCCGCCGGAAACCGGCTTCCTGCCCGACCTGGATTCGATCCCGGAGAGCACCTGGTCGCGCTGCCAGCTGCTCTACCTGTGCAACCCCGGCAACCCCACCGGGGCCGTGCTGCCGGAGTCGTTCCTGACCCGGGTGCTGGAGCTGGCCGACCGGCACGACTTCGTCGTGGCGGCCGACGAATGCTATTCCGAGATCTACCTGGACGAGGAGCGCCCGCCGCCGGGTCTGCTGGAGGTGGCGGAGCGGCTGGGTCGCCCCGGCTTCGAGCGCTGCCTGGTATTCAACAGTCTCTCCAAGCGCTCCAGCCTGCCCGGCCTGCGTTCCGGCTTCGTCGCCGGTGACCAGCGGCTTATCGAACGCTTCCTCCTCTACCGCACCTACCACGGCTCCGCCATGCCGCTGCACGTGCAGGCCGCCAGCACCAAGGCCTGGGGTGACGAGGCGCACGTGCGCGCCAACCGGCAGCTCTACCGGCAGAAATTCGATGCGGTGCTGGAGATTCTCGCCGACGCCCTCCCCCTCGACCGCCCCGAGGGCGGCTTCTTCCTGTGGCCGGAGACGCCGGTGTCCGACACCGAGTTCACCCGCGAGCTCTTTGCCCGCACCAACGTCACCGTCCTGCCCGGCAGCTACCTCTCCCGTCCCGTCGCCGGCCGCGACCCGGGTGAGCGCCGCGTGCGCATCGCCCTGGTGGCGCCGCTGGAGGACTGCGTGGAGGCGGCGCAGCGGATACGGGATTTTCTCGGATAG